One genomic segment of Panicum virgatum strain AP13 chromosome 2N, P.virgatum_v5, whole genome shotgun sequence includes these proteins:
- the LOC120661691 gene encoding internal alternative NAD(P)H-ubiquinone oxidoreductase A1, mitochondrial-like, which yields MAAWSRIGRGTQLSLSQSLSRIVSEGGASPTEAASALRGAAALSRARGQHASSLHGLAFAGLAGRSAAAGAHLLPPPRTRGVGTTPARLRPASSAAVAAELSDAETREPDAAAAAPPRPVPRLGPTTPAEKPRLVVLGTGWAACRLLKDVDTSAYDVVCVSPRNHMVFTPLLASTCVGTLEFRSVVEPVSRIQSALATRPGSYFFLANCTGVDTRAHEVFCTAAAGDGLPSDPYHFKIAYDKLVIASGAEPLTFNIKGVKENAIFLREVSHAQEIRRKLLTNLMLSENPGLSEEEKARLLHCVVIGGGPTGVEFSGELSDFIMRDVRERYAHVKDYVKVTLIEANEILSSFDIGLRQYATNHLSKYGVKLVRGIVKEVKPAEITLSDGTRVPYGLLVWSTGVGPSEFVKSLDLPKSPGGRIGVDEWLRVPSAPDVFALGDCAGFLEQTGKPVLPALAQVAEREGRYLARLLRRVAAQGGSKAHCIGKAELGEPFVYKHIGSMASVGRYKALVDLRENKDAKGVSMAGFISWLMWRSAYLTRVVSWRNRFYVAVNWATTLVFGRDNTRIG from the exons ATGGCGGCGTGGTCTAGGATCGGGAGGGGCACGCAGCTGTCGCTGTCGCAGTCCCTGTCGAGGATCGTCTCCGAGGGCGGCGCGTCTCCGACGGAGGCGGCGTCCGCGCTGCGCGGTGCCGCTGCGCTGTCACGCGCCCGGGGGCAGCACGCGTCGTCGCTCCACGGCCTCGCGTTCGCGGGGCTCGCGGGCAGgagcgcggccgccggggcccacctcctcccgccgccgagAACCAGGGGCGTCGGCACCACGCCCGCGAGGCTGCGCCcagcgtcgtcggcggcggtggcggcggagctctcgGACGCGGAGACGAGGGAGCCcgatgccgcggcggcggcgcctcctcgtCCCGTGCCGAGGCTCGGGCCGACGACGCCCGCGGAGAAGCCCCGCTTGGTGGTGCTGGGCACCGGGTGGGCGGCGTGCCGGCTGCTCAAGGACGTGGACACGAGCGCCTACGACGTGGTGTGCGTCTCCCCCCGGAACCACATGGTGTTCACGCCGCTGCTCGCGTCCACGTGCGTCGGCACGCTCGAGTTCCGCTCCGTCGTCGAGCCCGTCAGCCGCATCCAGTCGGCGCTCGCCACCCGCCCCGGCTCCTACTTCTTCCTTGCCAACTGCACCGGCGTCGACACGCGGGCGCACGAAGTGTTctgcacggccgccgccggcgacgggctGCCCAGCGACCCGTACCACTTCAAGATCGCCTACGACAAGCTGGTGATCGCCAGCGGCGCGGAGCCGCTGACGTTCAACATCAAGGGCGTCAAGGAGAACGCCATCTTCCTCCGTGAGGTCAGCCACGCGCAGGAGATCCGCAGGAAGCTGCTCACCAACCTCATGCTCTCCGAGAATCCAG GCTTGTctgaggaggagaaggcgcggcTCCTGCACTGCGTGGTCATCGGCGGAGGTCCCACCGGCGTCGAGTTCAGCGGTGAGCTCAGCGATTTCATCATGCGCGACGTGCGGGAGAGGTACGCGCACGTCAAGGACTACGTCAAGGTCACCCTCATCGAG GCAAACGAGATCTTGTCATCGTTCGATATCGGGCTGCGTCAGTACGCGACGAATCACCTTTCAAAG TATGGAGTTAAGCTGGTGCGAGGCATCGTGAAGGAGGTGAAGCCCGCGGAGATCACCCTGAGCGACGGCACCCGTGTGCCCTACGGCCTACTGGTCTGGTCCACGGGCGTCGGCCCGTCGGAGTTCGTCAAGTCCCTGGACCTGCCCAAGTCGCCCGGCGGGAGGATCGGCGTGGACGAGTGGCTCCGCGTGCCCTCGGCCCCGGACGTGTTCGCGCTGGGCGACTGCGCGGGCTTCCTGGAGCAGACCGGCAAGCCGGTGCTCCCGGCGCTGGCGCAGGTCGCGGAGCGGGAGGGCAGGTACCTGGCGCGGCTGCTCAGGAGGgtcgcggcgcagggcggcagcAAGGCTCACTGCATCGGCAAGGCCGAGCTCGGGGAGCCGTTCGTGTACAAGCACATCGGCAGCATGGCGTCGGTCGGGCGGTACAAGGCGCTGGTCGACCTGAGGGAAAACAAGGACGCCAAGGGGGTGTCGATGGCGGGCTTCATCAGCTGGCTGATGTGGCGGTCGGCGTACCTGACGCGGGTGGTGAGCTGGAGGAACAGGTTCTACGTGGCGGTGAACTGGGCGACGACGCTCGTGTTTGGCAGGGACAACACCAGGATCGGCTGA
- the LOC120661693 gene encoding secretory carrier-associated membrane protein 1 isoform X1, with amino-acid sequence MAGRYDSNPFEEEDVNPFSEQARGKAGGQSNFGGGAFYMPNPRNVAPASNSRLSPLPPEPADFSATVDIPLDSSKDLKRREKELQAREAELNKREKELKRREEAAARAGIVIEEKNWPPFLPLIHHDITNEIPSHLQRMQYFAFASFLGLVCCLFWNVIAVTTAWIKGEGVKIWLLAIIYFISGVPGAYVLWYRPLYNAMRTDSALKFGLFFLLYLFHILFCVFSAVAPPVVFEGKSLAGILPAIDLLSVNALVGIFYFVGFGLFCLESLLSIWVIQQVYMYFRGSGKAAEMKRDATRSAMRAAF; translated from the exons GAACAAGCGCGTGGCAAGGCTGGCGGGCAGTCCAACTTTGGTGGCGGCGCGTTCTACATGCCG AACCCCAGAAACGTGGCTCCCGCGTCCAATTCACGCCTTtcgccgcttcctcctgaaccaGCAGACTTCAGTGCCACAGTGGATATACCACTTGACTCATCAAAG GACCTTAAGAGAAGGGAGAAGGAGCTGCAAGCAAGGGAAGCAGAGTTGAACAAGAGGGAGAAG GAATTGAAAAGGAGAGAGGAGGCTGCAGCACGAG CTGGTATCGTCATTGAGGAGAAAAACTGGCCTCCTTTCCTGCCACTCATCCATCATGATATCACCAATGAGATACCAAGTCACCTTCAAAGAATGCAATATTTTGCATTTGCATCGTTTCTTG GGTTGGTTTGCTGCCTGTTCTGGAACGTCATAGCAGTTACTACAGCTTGGATCAAGGGGGAAG GTGTTAAGATCTGGTTGTTGGCTATAATCTACTTCATATCTGGTGTTCCTGGTGCCTATGTTTTATGGTATCGCCCTCTGTATAATGCCATGAG GACTGATAGCGCATTGAAGTTTGGATTGTTCTTCTTGCTTTACTTG TTCCACATTCTTTTCTGCGTGTTctctgctgtggctccccctgttGTATTTGAGGGAAAATCATTGGC AGGAATTTTGCCAGCAATTGATCTTCTCAGCGTGAATGCTTTGGTTGGG ATCTTCTACTttgttggatttggattgttcTGTCTCGAGTCATTGCTCAGCATCTGGGTCATCCAG CAAGTGTACATGTACTTCCGAGGCAGTGGAAAGGCAGCTGAGATGAAGCGTGATGCGACGAGGAGTGCCATGAGAGCTGCATTTTAG
- the LOC120661693 gene encoding secretory carrier-associated membrane protein 1 isoform X2, with translation MAGRYDSNPFEEEDVNPFSEQARGKAGGQSNFGGGAFYMPNPRNVAPASNSRLSPLPPEPADFSATVDIPLDSSKDLKRREKELQAREAELNKREKELKRREEAAARAGIVIEEKNWPPFLPLIHHDITNEIPSHLQRMQYFAFASFLGLVCCLFWNVIAVTTAWIKGEGVKIWLLAIIYFISGVPGAYVLWYRPLYNAMRTDSALKFGLFFLLYLFHILFCVFSAVAPPVVFEGKSLASSTLLDLDCSVSSHCSASGSSSKCTCTSEAVERQLR, from the exons GAACAAGCGCGTGGCAAGGCTGGCGGGCAGTCCAACTTTGGTGGCGGCGCGTTCTACATGCCG AACCCCAGAAACGTGGCTCCCGCGTCCAATTCACGCCTTtcgccgcttcctcctgaaccaGCAGACTTCAGTGCCACAGTGGATATACCACTTGACTCATCAAAG GACCTTAAGAGAAGGGAGAAGGAGCTGCAAGCAAGGGAAGCAGAGTTGAACAAGAGGGAGAAG GAATTGAAAAGGAGAGAGGAGGCTGCAGCACGAG CTGGTATCGTCATTGAGGAGAAAAACTGGCCTCCTTTCCTGCCACTCATCCATCATGATATCACCAATGAGATACCAAGTCACCTTCAAAGAATGCAATATTTTGCATTTGCATCGTTTCTTG GGTTGGTTTGCTGCCTGTTCTGGAACGTCATAGCAGTTACTACAGCTTGGATCAAGGGGGAAG GTGTTAAGATCTGGTTGTTGGCTATAATCTACTTCATATCTGGTGTTCCTGGTGCCTATGTTTTATGGTATCGCCCTCTGTATAATGCCATGAG GACTGATAGCGCATTGAAGTTTGGATTGTTCTTCTTGCTTTACTTG TTCCACATTCTTTTCTGCGTGTTctctgctgtggctccccctgttGTATTTGAGGGAAAATCATTGGC ATCTTCTACTttgttggatttggattgttcTGTCTCGAGTCATTGCTCAGCATCTGGGTCATCCAG CAAGTGTACATGTACTTCCGAGGCAGTGGAAAGGCAGCTGAGATGA